From Gimesia panareensis, the proteins below share one genomic window:
- a CDS encoding metallophosphoesterase family protein, which translates to MSYVPTRFIHAANLRLDHQPQGIAVVSDAAQQLLEDSTLTCFSNLIQSCLDQEVDFLLLTGNTFVEADHSNRARIALIDGFQKLAARNIPVLVIPGESDPLSAWDLQYHWPENVNFFSPGDHERFDILRDTETVATLQLFGSAPAKTYQSLKLKQRNQLFNKHNQRPLSIGCMTPASSASTQESATFELDSFSLAVPDAFQNDDDSNEVAVDYLSLYKGTSHHTFEMQPGVAHHPGTPQGLNFSEYQKNGVTLATVNSETPLELRRLKVAPVRWLPVELQLEPHTSAAQLKQLMKSALLSRKPGKHEQLWMMRWNLTGSGALLDSLDDSTQQAELILELQQELDGHPLPLLEHVFALQFSPTENNQESGTELTQRYLRQVESFHSRIDAPLERLIAHAGHLDQTWHQRLSTIAAELDEQQIFNTAIRNGQSWLNISTDEELHS; encoded by the coding sequence ATGTCATACGTACCAACCCGGTTTATCCATGCCGCGAACCTGCGCCTCGATCATCAGCCGCAGGGGATCGCTGTCGTTTCCGATGCAGCACAGCAGCTGCTCGAGGACAGTACGCTGACCTGTTTTTCTAATCTGATCCAGTCTTGCCTGGATCAGGAAGTCGATTTCCTGCTGCTGACGGGAAATACATTCGTCGAAGCAGATCATAGTAATCGTGCCCGGATTGCCCTGATTGATGGCTTTCAGAAACTGGCCGCACGCAACATCCCGGTCCTGGTCATCCCCGGCGAATCAGATCCCCTCAGTGCCTGGGATCTGCAATACCACTGGCCTGAAAACGTCAACTTCTTTTCTCCCGGTGATCATGAACGGTTCGACATTCTCCGTGATACAGAAACCGTCGCCACCCTGCAGCTCTTCGGTTCAGCGCCTGCCAAAACCTACCAGTCCCTGAAACTGAAACAGCGCAACCAGCTCTTTAACAAACACAACCAGCGGCCCCTGTCGATTGGCTGTATGACTCCCGCTTCCTCGGCAAGTACCCAGGAATCGGCCACCTTTGAACTCGATTCCTTCTCGCTGGCCGTTCCGGATGCATTCCAGAACGACGATGACAGCAATGAAGTCGCCGTGGACTATCTCTCCCTCTACAAAGGGACCAGCCATCATACATTTGAAATGCAGCCCGGCGTCGCCCATCATCCGGGAACTCCGCAGGGGTTGAATTTCAGTGAGTACCAGAAAAACGGAGTGACGCTGGCCACCGTCAACTCAGAAACACCGCTGGAACTGAGACGACTCAAAGTCGCACCAGTCCGCTGGCTCCCCGTGGAACTGCAGCTGGAGCCACACACCTCTGCTGCCCAACTCAAACAACTGATGAAGTCAGCGTTACTTTCGCGCAAACCAGGCAAACACGAACAGCTCTGGATGATGCGCTGGAACCTTACCGGAAGCGGCGCGCTGCTCGATTCTCTGGACGACAGCACACAACAGGCGGAACTGATTTTAGAGTTGCAGCAGGAACTCGATGGGCATCCGCTTCCATTGCTGGAGCATGTTTTCGCACTCCAGTTCAGCCCGACAGAAAACAATCAGGAATCAGGCACTGAGCTGACTCAACGTTATCTGCGACAGGTGGAGTCATTCCACTCACGCATTGATGCCCCCCTTGAGCGACTGATCGCACACGCCGGTCACCTCGATCAGACCTGGCATCAGCGGTTGAGTACGATCGCTGCAGAACTGGACGAACAGCAGATCTTCAATACAGCCATCCGCAATGGACAGTCCTGGCTCAACATTTCGACGGATGAGGAACTCCACTCATGA